A stretch of Halostagnicola kamekurae DNA encodes these proteins:
- a CDS encoding CPBP family glutamic-type intramembrane protease yields MPNWTAFAGGTIAVLVVLLILSHLTQSAFEETTDSAEATDRSDFSTDSSDDGEEFVGEPIERETPSSGVHDDRTAADRLTDTGEDRTRPNALGTEDGSSSSADDRPTAGRRSEASRGDAESSRGSAESSRERAEPSQAESPRGEPPATESTPSDPSELSTGMLLANVALSQGLFAVVLVGAAIYTDIPLEALGLEISRSWLFAGLALGTGFGIALYVGNEIAAAVSTWVGFEHDEDLRDMLGPDSIADWIALLAFVLPIIAVFEELLFRAALIGVFEAGFDISPWLLAVVSSIAFGLGHGMQGSVGILVTGALGFALAAAFVLTGNLLVVVVAHYLINALEFVVHEGLDFEWAAVLERGG; encoded by the coding sequence ATGCCCAATTGGACGGCGTTCGCCGGCGGAACGATCGCCGTCCTCGTCGTGTTGCTGATTCTTTCGCACCTCACGCAGTCCGCCTTCGAGGAGACGACGGATTCCGCGGAAGCGACCGATCGATCGGACTTTTCGACCGACTCGAGCGACGACGGCGAGGAGTTCGTCGGCGAACCGATCGAACGCGAGACGCCCTCGAGCGGCGTCCACGACGATCGCACCGCCGCCGACCGGCTGACCGATACCGGCGAAGATCGCACGAGGCCGAACGCCCTCGGGACCGAGGACGGGTCGTCCTCGAGCGCTGACGACCGGCCCACCGCCGGACGACGCTCGGAGGCATCTCGAGGAGATGCGGAGTCGTCGCGGGGAAGCGCTGAATCATCTCGGGAACGCGCTGAACCGTCGCAAGCGGAGTCACCGAGAGGCGAGCCGCCCGCGACGGAGTCGACGCCGTCCGATCCGTCGGAGCTGTCGACGGGAATGCTCCTGGCCAACGTCGCGCTCTCGCAGGGGCTCTTCGCGGTCGTGCTGGTCGGAGCCGCTATCTACACCGACATTCCGCTCGAGGCGCTCGGGCTCGAGATTTCTCGCTCGTGGCTGTTTGCCGGGCTCGCCCTCGGTACGGGCTTTGGAATCGCACTCTACGTCGGAAACGAGATCGCCGCGGCGGTCTCGACGTGGGTCGGCTTCGAGCACGACGAGGACCTCCGGGACATGCTGGGGCCGGATTCGATCGCCGACTGGATCGCCCTCCTGGCGTTCGTCCTGCCGATCATCGCCGTCTTCGAGGAGTTGCTCTTCCGGGCAGCGCTGATCGGCGTCTTCGAGGCGGGATTCGATATCTCGCCGTGGCTGCTCGCCGTCGTCTCTTCGATCGCCTTCGGCCTCGGTCACGGCATGCAGGGGTCGGTCGGCATCCTCGTGACCGGCGCGCTGGGGTTCGCGCTCGCGGCGGCGTTCGTCCTCACCGGAAACCTGCTTGTCGTCGTCGTCGCCCACTACCTGATCAACGCACTCGAGTTCGTCGTCCACGAGGGGCTCGACTTCGAGTGGGCCGCGGTGCTCGAGCGCGGCGGCTGA
- the trpC gene encoding indole-3-glycerol phosphate synthase — MNSESDVAPAVQSILEAARERGRGEGDDGTRSSGGQPSASDGRISVEARSLPDAIERAERDGRVPVIAEVKPTSPTSDGTRAEDPVELAEAMVEGGASAISVLTEPTHFEGSPESLRRVREAVDVPVLRKDFVLREEQMDVVEADLVLLIARFVDDLSALVKAARDRGFQPLVEVHDAAELEAALEADASIVGVNNRDLTKLEVDLGTFEEVAPAVPEDVTLIAESGVSDPADVRRMREAGADALLIGSAIMDHANAGEVDIAENTRRLTRT; from the coding sequence ATGAACTCCGAAAGCGACGTCGCACCCGCGGTCCAGTCCATCCTCGAGGCCGCCCGGGAGCGAGGCCGGGGCGAGGGCGACGACGGGACGCGGTCATCCGGCGGGCAACCGTCCGCCAGCGACGGTCGAATCTCCGTCGAGGCGCGTTCGCTGCCCGACGCGATAGAGCGGGCCGAACGCGACGGTCGAGTGCCGGTGATCGCCGAGGTCAAGCCGACGAGTCCGACCAGCGACGGGACACGAGCGGAAGACCCCGTCGAACTGGCCGAAGCGATGGTCGAGGGCGGCGCGAGCGCGATTTCGGTGTTGACCGAACCGACTCATTTCGAGGGGTCGCCGGAGTCGCTACGGCGGGTCCGCGAGGCCGTCGACGTCCCCGTGCTTCGGAAGGATTTCGTCCTTCGAGAAGAACAGATGGACGTGGTCGAAGCCGACCTCGTCCTGTTGATCGCGCGGTTCGTCGACGACCTGTCGGCGCTGGTCAAAGCGGCCCGCGACCGCGGCTTTCAGCCGCTTGTCGAGGTCCACGACGCCGCGGAACTCGAGGCGGCCCTCGAGGCCGACGCATCGATCGTCGGCGTGAACAACCGCGACCTGACGAAACTCGAGGTCGATCTCGGCACGTTCGAAGAAGTTGCGCCCGCGGTTCCGGAGGACGTGACGCTGATCGCAGAAAGCGGCGTCTCGGACCCGGCGGACGTCCGCCGGATGCGCGAGGCGGGTGCCGACGCGCTGTTGATCGGCAGCGCGATCATGGATCACGCGAACGCGGGCGAGGTCGACATCGCGGAGAACACCCGGAGACTGACACGAACATGA
- a CDS encoding SprT-like domain-containing protein, which translates to MTDGEALTIDDELLARARIHARDVDIAVDLGRVEWEVSTRARRRAGACRWDREREVATIALTRRAYERYDWEEFAAVVRHELVHAWEFQQFGESGHGQRFRARAAELDAPRHCETFAEPRYVIRCLAPDCDWEAHRHRASSPVKAPDNYRCGDCGGDYEVEHVASGRTWDSAGGYGGAKAALEEEW; encoded by the coding sequence GTGACCGACGGCGAGGCGTTGACGATCGACGACGAGTTGCTCGCTCGAGCGCGGATCCACGCGAGAGATGTCGATATCGCCGTCGACTTGGGACGCGTCGAGTGGGAGGTCTCGACGCGAGCGCGCCGCCGCGCGGGGGCCTGTCGCTGGGACCGCGAGCGCGAGGTTGCGACGATCGCCCTCACCCGGCGAGCCTACGAGCGCTACGACTGGGAGGAGTTCGCCGCCGTCGTGCGCCACGAACTCGTCCACGCCTGGGAGTTCCAGCAGTTCGGCGAATCGGGCCACGGTCAGCGGTTTCGAGCCCGCGCCGCCGAACTCGACGCGCCGCGACACTGCGAAACGTTCGCCGAACCGCGGTACGTGATCCGCTGTCTCGCTCCGGACTGCGACTGGGAGGCCCATCGCCACCGCGCGTCCAGCCCCGTGAAAGCGCCGGACAACTACCGCTGTGGTGACTGCGGGGGCGACTACGAGGTTGAACACGTCGCGAGCGGGCGCACCTGGGACTCCGCGGGCGGGTATGGCGGCGCGAAGGCCGCACTCGAGGAGGAGTGGTGA
- the trpB gene encoding tryptophan synthase subunit beta, whose amino-acid sequence MSETERGREGERADRTTADGQFGRYGGQYVPEALMPALEELEDAYERYVLENEDGFMDEFERRIRDFGGRPTPLGRADRLSERYDSEIYLKREDLVHGGAHKLNNALGQVLLAKYMGKERVIAETGAGQHGTATAMAAAHLDMPCEVYMGRTDVNRQRPNVFRMRINGAEVNPVDIGRGTLKEAISETMREWSRTVERTHYVIGSVVGPHPFPAMVRDFQAVISEEAREQARSQLGGLPDAVVSCAGGGSNTMGAFHHFVPDDSVDLYAVEAGGSSLEVDEEAGVAPNSATLSTGDEGVLHGARTTLLQDSDGQIMESHSVSAGLDYSGVGPELAHLVDEGRVTPVTVDDTAALEAFHRLSTDEGIIPALETSHAFGYLHEAFESGGDLGETVVVNVSGRGDKDLETVIEETEKRGLESAPDMSVFETGGGI is encoded by the coding sequence ATGAGCGAAACTGAACGCGGACGAGAGGGAGAACGAGCGGATCGAACGACGGCCGACGGCCAGTTCGGCCGCTACGGTGGACAGTACGTCCCCGAGGCGTTGATGCCCGCACTCGAGGAACTCGAGGACGCCTACGAGCGGTACGTCCTCGAGAACGAGGACGGCTTCATGGACGAGTTCGAACGCCGGATCCGGGACTTCGGCGGCCGACCGACGCCGCTCGGCCGGGCCGATCGGTTAAGCGAGCGCTACGACAGCGAGATCTACCTCAAACGGGAGGATCTGGTCCACGGCGGCGCGCACAAACTCAACAACGCGCTCGGGCAGGTCCTGCTCGCGAAGTACATGGGCAAAGAGCGGGTCATCGCCGAGACCGGCGCGGGCCAGCACGGCACCGCGACGGCGATGGCCGCGGCCCACCTCGACATGCCCTGTGAGGTCTACATGGGCCGGACCGACGTGAACCGCCAGCGGCCGAACGTCTTTCGGATGCGCATCAACGGAGCCGAAGTCAATCCCGTCGACATCGGGCGCGGAACGCTCAAGGAGGCGATCTCGGAGACGATGCGCGAGTGGTCCCGAACCGTCGAGCGGACCCACTACGTGATCGGCAGCGTCGTCGGCCCGCACCCGTTCCCGGCGATGGTTCGGGACTTCCAGGCCGTCATCTCCGAGGAAGCCCGCGAACAGGCGAGATCGCAACTCGGCGGCCTGCCGGATGCGGTCGTCTCGTGTGCCGGCGGCGGCTCGAACACGATGGGCGCGTTCCACCACTTCGTACCGGACGACTCGGTCGACCTCTACGCCGTCGAGGCCGGCGGCTCCTCGCTCGAGGTCGACGAAGAGGCGGGCGTCGCGCCCAACTCCGCCACGCTGTCGACCGGCGACGAGGGCGTCCTCCACGGCGCGCGCACGACGCTCCTGCAGGATTCGGATGGACAGATCATGGAGTCCCACAGCGTGAGCGCCGGCCTCGACTACTCGGGCGTCGGCCCCGAACTCGCCCACCTCGTCGACGAGGGTCGCGTGACGCCGGTCACCGTCGACGATACGGCGGCCCTCGAGGCGTTCCACCGGCTCTCGACCGACGAGGGGATCATCCCTGCCCTCGAGACCTCCCACGCCTTCGGCTATCTCCACGAGGCGTTCGAGTCGGGCGGGGACCTCGGCGAGACCGTCGTCGTCAACGTCTCCGGACGGGGCGATAAGGATCTCGAGACCGTGATCGAGGAGACCGAAAAGCGGGGCCTCGAGAGCGCCCCCGACATGTCCGTCTTCGAAACCGGAGGTGGGATCTGA
- a CDS encoding 2-amino-3,7-dideoxy-D-threo-hept-6-ulosonate synthase, translating to MTTGTDARLDRIGTDGNYVIVPMDHGITLGPVTGLKDIESTIDAVTRGGADAVLTQKGIAPRVHENKNEKGYIVHLNASTSIGPDSNDKRLTGTVEDAIRVGADAVSFHINVGSNHEPDQITQLSEVTSEAARYGIPVLAMAYARGPDVDGADPEALGHAVRLAEEVGADVVKTGYSGDADSFEHVCESTRLPVVIAGGSKGTDRETIGMVRGAMDAGGAGISMGRSIFQHEDPEAIATAVAGVVHDDLSVDEALETAGLALEA from the coding sequence ATGACTACCGGAACTGACGCGCGACTCGACAGGATCGGGACGGACGGCAACTACGTCATCGTCCCGATGGACCACGGCATCACACTGGGTCCGGTGACGGGCCTCAAAGACATCGAATCGACCATCGACGCGGTGACACGCGGCGGCGCGGACGCCGTCCTGACACAGAAGGGAATCGCCCCCCGCGTCCACGAGAACAAAAACGAGAAGGGATACATCGTCCATCTCAACGCCTCTACTTCTATCGGCCCGGATTCGAACGACAAACGCCTCACCGGCACCGTCGAAGACGCGATTCGGGTCGGCGCGGACGCCGTCTCCTTTCACATCAACGTCGGATCGAACCACGAGCCCGACCAGATAACGCAACTCTCGGAGGTAACTTCCGAGGCCGCACGCTACGGAATTCCCGTCCTCGCGATGGCCTACGCGCGCGGCCCGGACGTCGACGGCGCGGATCCCGAGGCCCTCGGCCACGCGGTTCGACTCGCCGAAGAGGTCGGTGCGGACGTCGTCAAGACCGGCTACAGCGGCGACGCCGACAGCTTCGAACACGTCTGTGAGTCGACCCGGCTCCCGGTCGTCATCGCCGGCGGATCGAAGGGAACAGACCGAGAGACGATCGGCATGGTCCGGGGCGCGATGGACGCGGGCGGTGCGGGCATCTCGATGGGGCGCTCGATCTTCCAGCACGAGGACCCCGAGGCCATCGCGACGGCCGTCGCGGGGGTCGTTCACGACGATCTCTCGGTCGACGAGGCCTTAGAAACCGCCGGGCTCGCGCTCGAGGCCTGA
- the lonB gene encoding ATP-dependent protease LonB, translating to MSNDTNVDDPPEEPLQPPTADDQGAGESLEGSGDDPDGDPADVRDTSDSTGGGINTNDENRGDRSDQSGPGDGSGGFGEDGDGTQTDEEDDIETVEDLGSSVDVDPGVEIDESIAEDDLLGGLQIESTADIEVPDRLVDQVIGQDEARDIIIKAAKQRRHVMMIGSPGTGKSMLAKAMSQLLPREDLQDVLVYHNPDDGNEPKVRTVPAGKGEQIIDAHKEEARKRNQMRSILMWIIIAIVIGYTILSGASPLLGIIAAVVIWLFFRYTSRGTDAMVPNMIVDNSDQRTAPFEDATGAHAGALLGDVRHDPFQSGGMETPSHDRVEPGGIHKSNKGVLFVDEINTLDVRTQQKLMTAIQEGEFAITGQSERSSGAMVQTEPVPCDFVMVAAGNMDAMENMHPALRSRIKGYGYEVYMDDTIEETPEMRRKYVRFIAQEIERDGRLPHFNREAAKEVILEAKRRAGRKDHLSLLMRELGGLVRVAGDIARADDREFTNREDVLQAKDRSRSIEQQLADDYIERRKDYELQVTEDGVEGRVNGLAVMGQDSGIMLPVMAEIAPAQGPGQVIATGQLKEMAEESVQNVSAIIKKFSDVNLSEKDVHIQFVQAGQQGVDGDSASITVATAVISALEDIPVDQTVAMTGSLSVRGDVLPVGGVTHKIEAAAKAGCDKVIIPETNEQDVMIEDEYEDMIEIIPCSNISEVLEVALIGQPEKDSLLNRLKQITESAFDPQVSQTGSSNPNPQ from the coding sequence ATGAGTAACGACACGAATGTTGACGACCCTCCCGAAGAACCCCTGCAACCGCCGACGGCGGACGATCAGGGAGCGGGCGAGTCGCTCGAGGGGAGCGGCGACGATCCCGACGGGGACCCCGCGGACGTTCGCGACACCAGCGATTCGACGGGTGGGGGAATCAACACAAACGACGAAAACCGAGGCGATCGCTCCGATCAGAGCGGGCCCGGCGACGGGAGCGGCGGCTTCGGCGAGGATGGCGACGGGACACAGACCGACGAGGAAGACGACATCGAGACCGTCGAAGACCTCGGGAGCTCGGTCGACGTCGACCCCGGCGTCGAGATCGACGAATCGATCGCGGAGGACGACCTGCTCGGCGGGCTCCAGATCGAGTCGACCGCCGACATCGAGGTTCCCGATCGACTGGTCGATCAGGTGATCGGGCAGGACGAAGCGCGGGACATCATCATCAAGGCGGCCAAACAGCGCCGGCACGTGATGATGATCGGCTCGCCCGGGACCGGCAAGTCCATGCTGGCGAAGGCGATGAGTCAGTTGCTGCCTCGAGAGGATCTCCAGGACGTTCTCGTCTATCACAACCCCGACGACGGCAACGAGCCGAAGGTCCGGACGGTGCCGGCCGGAAAGGGCGAACAGATCATCGACGCGCACAAGGAAGAAGCCCGAAAGCGCAACCAGATGCGGTCGATCCTGATGTGGATCATCATCGCGATCGTCATCGGGTACACGATCCTCTCCGGCGCGAGTCCCCTGCTCGGGATCATCGCGGCCGTGGTCATCTGGCTGTTCTTCAGGTACACCTCCCGCGGCACGGACGCGATGGTGCCGAACATGATCGTCGACAACAGCGACCAGCGAACCGCTCCGTTCGAGGACGCGACGGGCGCTCACGCCGGCGCGCTGCTGGGCGACGTTCGCCACGACCCGTTCCAGTCCGGCGGCATGGAGACCCCGAGCCACGACCGCGTGGAACCCGGCGGGATCCACAAGTCGAACAAGGGCGTGCTGTTCGTCGACGAGATCAACACCCTCGACGTCCGGACCCAGCAGAAGCTGATGACGGCGATCCAGGAGGGCGAGTTCGCGATCACCGGCCAGTCCGAGCGCTCCTCGGGCGCGATGGTCCAGACCGAACCCGTCCCCTGTGACTTCGTCATGGTCGCCGCAGGGAACATGGACGCGATGGAGAACATGCACCCAGCGCTCCGGTCCCGTATCAAGGGGTACGGATACGAGGTCTACATGGACGACACCATCGAGGAGACGCCCGAAATGCGTCGCAAGTACGTCCGATTCATCGCCCAGGAGATCGAACGCGACGGCCGGCTTCCGCACTTCAACCGTGAAGCCGCAAAAGAGGTCATCCTCGAGGCCAAACGCCGCGCGGGTCGCAAGGACCACCTCTCCTTGCTCATGCGAGAACTCGGCGGCCTCGTCCGCGTCGCGGGTGACATCGCCCGTGCGGACGACCGCGAGTTCACCAACCGCGAGGACGTCCTGCAGGCCAAAGACCGCTCGCGCTCGATCGAACAGCAACTCGCCGACGACTACATCGAACGGCGCAAGGACTACGAACTGCAGGTCACCGAAGACGGCGTCGAAGGCCGCGTCAACGGCCTCGCGGTTATGGGCCAGGATTCGGGTATCATGCTCCCCGTCATGGCCGAAATCGCGCCGGCCCAGGGGCCGGGACAGGTCATCGCGACCGGCCAGTTGAAGGAGATGGCCGAGGAATCGGTCCAGAACGTCTCGGCGATCATCAAGAAGTTCTCCGACGTCAACCTCTCGGAGAAGGACGTTCACATCCAGTTCGTCCAGGCCGGCCAGCAGGGCGTCGACGGCGACTCCGCCTCCATCACGGTGGCGACGGCCGTCATCTCCGCTCTGGAGGACATCCCGGTCGACCAGACCGTTGCGATGACCGGGTCGCTCTCGGTCCGCGGTGACGTCCTCCCGGTCGGGGGCGTGACCCACAAGATCGAGGCCGCCGCGAAAGCCGGCTGTGACAAGGTCATCATCCCCGAGACGAACGAACAGGACGTGATGATTGAAGACGAGTACGAGGACATGATCGAGATCATCCCGTGCTCGAACATCAGCGAAGTGCTCGAGGTCGCGTTGATCGGCCAGCCCGAGAAGGACTCGCTGCTCAACCGCCTCAAGCAGATCACCGAATCGGCGTTCGATCCGCAGGTCTCCCAGACCGGCAGCTCGAACCCGAATCCCCAATAG
- the trpA gene encoding tryptophan synthase subunit alpha: protein MGDDSADATGESGSGDSRTGADAIATAFDGGRAFVPYLAVGDPSYEASLEYVEALARGGADLIELGLPFSEPMAEGPTIQGAVTRALEAGMTPDRFFEFVSELDVDVPLVCMTYYNLIYQYGSSDGPRSFVERAAEVGLEGFVVPDLPAEEAGPLREACDEFGLDLIFIVAPTTRGDRLERMMERVSGYVYVQARLGATGARDDVSDQTGESLERLADWEIPKAVGFGIKTGEHAERIAAAGADGIIVGSALVDIVAEGHEDDRPVEETAARLEEKARELKAGARRGAESLPEPEHP from the coding sequence ATGGGAGACGATTCCGCGGACGCGACCGGCGAGTCCGGCAGCGGCGATTCTCGAACCGGAGCGGACGCCATCGCGACGGCGTTCGACGGCGGTAGGGCGTTCGTCCCGTACCTCGCCGTCGGCGACCCGAGCTACGAGGCCTCCCTCGAGTACGTCGAGGCGCTGGCCCGGGGCGGCGCGGACCTGATCGAACTCGGGCTGCCGTTCTCGGAGCCGATGGCCGAAGGGCCGACGATTCAGGGAGCGGTGACGCGCGCGCTCGAGGCCGGGATGACGCCCGACCGCTTCTTCGAGTTCGTCTCCGAGCTCGACGTCGACGTGCCGCTGGTCTGTATGACCTACTACAACCTGATCTATCAGTACGGCTCCTCCGACGGCCCGCGCTCGTTCGTCGAACGCGCCGCCGAGGTCGGCCTCGAGGGATTCGTCGTTCCCGACCTGCCCGCCGAGGAGGCCGGGCCGCTCCGGGAGGCCTGCGACGAGTTCGGACTCGACCTGATCTTCATCGTCGCGCCGACGACCCGCGGCGACCGTCTCGAGCGGATGATGGAACGCGTCTCGGGATACGTCTACGTGCAGGCCCGACTCGGCGCGACCGGCGCGCGCGACGACGTCTCCGACCAGACCGGCGAGAGCCTCGAGCGACTCGCAGACTGGGAGATCCCGAAGGCGGTCGGGTTCGGGATCAAGACCGGCGAGCACGCAGAACGCATCGCCGCGGCCGGTGCCGACGGGATCATCGTCGGGAGCGCGCTCGTCGACATCGTCGCCGAGGGCCACGAAGACGACCGCCCCGTCGAGGAGACCGCGGCTCGACTCGAGGAGAAAGCTCGAGAACTCAAGGCGGGCGCGCGCCGCGGCGCGGAAAGCCTGCCAGAACCAGAACATCCATAA
- a CDS encoding MGMT family protein, which yields MKDVTDAGIYARESPYLERFVQIGVASGRVLRVTFPSTPDEDAESDHPILEEIDAYLDGLEEPDFSDVTVALTVPTDQRTVLEQVETIPYGESIDVAGLARMTPDLDPEEQEDLTLVRTALAENPAPILIPDHRIRDGPSAAPPDVEQKLRSLENL from the coding sequence ATGAAGGACGTCACTGACGCGGGGATCTACGCGCGCGAGTCGCCGTATCTCGAGCGATTCGTCCAGATTGGGGTCGCGAGCGGGCGCGTGTTGCGGGTCACGTTTCCGTCGACGCCCGACGAGGACGCCGAATCGGACCACCCGATACTCGAGGAGATCGACGCGTACCTCGACGGGCTCGAGGAACCGGACTTCTCGGACGTGACCGTCGCGCTCACCGTTCCGACCGACCAGCGCACGGTGTTAGAACAGGTCGAGACGATCCCCTACGGGGAGAGCATCGACGTGGCTGGACTCGCTCGAATGACTCCCGACCTCGATCCGGAAGAACAGGAAGATCTGACCCTCGTTCGAACCGCGCTGGCGGAGAACCCGGCTCCGATTCTCATCCCCGACCACCGGATCAGGGACGGTCCGAGCGCCGCGCCGCCGGACGTCGAACAGAAGCTTCGGTCACTCGAGAACCTGTAA
- a CDS encoding nicotinamide-nucleotide adenylyltransferase: MTRGFYIGRFQPFHNGHYNMVERIAEDVDELVLGIGSAGDSHSTRNPFTAGERIMMITKSLVEFDLVTYAVPIEDLERNSVWVSHVQSMSPDFDIAYSNNPLVIQLFREAGVDVRQSPMFNRDVLEGTELRERMIADENWERLVPDPVVDVVEEANGIERLQMVNDSDSNGQ, from the coding sequence ATGACTCGGGGGTTCTACATCGGCCGGTTCCAGCCGTTTCACAACGGCCACTACAATATGGTCGAACGGATCGCGGAGGACGTCGACGAACTCGTTCTCGGGATCGGAAGCGCCGGCGACTCGCACTCGACGCGGAACCCGTTCACCGCGGGCGAGCGCATCATGATGATCACGAAGTCCCTCGTCGAGTTCGACCTCGTGACCTACGCGGTGCCGATCGAGGACCTAGAGCGCAACTCCGTCTGGGTGAGCCACGTCCAGAGCATGAGTCCGGACTTCGACATCGCCTACTCGAACAACCCGCTCGTAATCCAGCTCTTTCGCGAGGCGGGCGTCGACGTCCGCCAGTCGCCGATGTTCAACCGGGACGTCCTCGAGGGGACCGAACTGCGCGAGCGGATGATCGCAGACGAGAACTGGGAGCGACTGGTTCCCGACCCCGTCGTCGACGTCGTCGAGGAGGCCAACGGGATCGAACGGCTTCAGATGGTAAACGACTCCGATTCGAACGGCCAGTAG